Proteins from a genomic interval of Alteromonas macleodii ATCC 27126:
- a CDS encoding UDP-N-acetylmuramoyl-tripeptide--D-alanyl-D-alanine ligase, with amino-acid sequence MITTTLSWIAEKVNGKLLKGAADVEVSAVSTDTRTLEDGAVYLALKGPNFNGHDFISTAEKAGASAVIASEDVATSLPVIMVEDTKEALGLLGAAVKAYVAPKTIAITGSSGKTTVKEMCAAILERRGNVLATNGNFNNDIGVPLTLLRLEPQHEYAVMELGANHIGEIAYTTNLVKPDVATIVNAAASHLEGFGSLLGVARAKSEIFKGLGSDGVAVVNVDSQFSEFWQGKLKQTKTLTFSPQQKNDADFRAEDITIGLDGCAAFHLVCPQGDMSIQLTIPGVHNVGNALVAAALTLQVGASLENVRDGLLAMKQVSGRLNVKQLTEQVRLLDDTYNANVASVNAAIDTLSSFSGIRVLVLGDMKELGEKARFYHEQVGEYAKQKGINYLYTMGVLSQSASAVFNENGGHFSDVESLLAAMESDLLVQQRDISILVKGSRSSRMERVVEAVEASALGKHDSRRERIAC; translated from the coding sequence ATGATAACAACAACGCTGTCATGGATAGCCGAAAAGGTTAATGGAAAATTATTGAAAGGCGCTGCTGACGTTGAAGTGTCTGCAGTAAGTACCGATACCCGCACCCTAGAAGATGGCGCAGTTTACTTGGCCTTGAAAGGTCCGAATTTTAACGGCCATGATTTTATTTCAACGGCGGAGAAAGCGGGAGCAAGTGCGGTTATTGCCAGTGAAGACGTAGCAACCTCGTTACCTGTCATCATGGTTGAAGATACCAAAGAAGCACTTGGTCTATTAGGTGCGGCAGTAAAAGCTTATGTGGCACCCAAAACGATTGCGATTACCGGAAGCAGTGGCAAAACCACCGTAAAGGAAATGTGTGCCGCTATTTTGGAGCGAAGAGGCAATGTATTAGCCACAAACGGTAACTTCAATAATGACATTGGTGTGCCGCTAACCCTTTTACGCCTAGAGCCTCAGCATGAATACGCGGTTATGGAGTTAGGCGCAAATCACATTGGTGAAATCGCCTATACCACGAACCTTGTTAAGCCGGACGTCGCGACTATCGTAAACGCCGCCGCTTCTCATCTAGAAGGCTTTGGAAGTTTGCTAGGTGTAGCGCGCGCCAAAAGTGAAATTTTTAAAGGCTTAGGCAGTGACGGCGTGGCGGTAGTCAATGTTGATAGCCAGTTTTCTGAATTTTGGCAAGGCAAACTTAAACAGACCAAAACGCTAACGTTTTCGCCCCAGCAGAAAAACGATGCTGATTTTAGAGCAGAAGATATCACTATTGGGCTAGATGGGTGCGCCGCATTCCACTTGGTTTGCCCGCAAGGAGATATGTCTATTCAGCTTACTATTCCTGGCGTTCACAACGTAGGGAATGCCCTTGTTGCTGCGGCATTAACGCTGCAAGTTGGCGCCTCACTAGAAAACGTGCGCGACGGCTTACTTGCCATGAAGCAAGTTAGCGGCCGCTTGAATGTAAAGCAGCTTACCGAACAGGTTCGCCTGTTAGATGACACCTACAACGCCAATGTGGCGTCTGTAAATGCGGCAATTGATACGCTAAGTAGCTTTTCAGGTATCCGCGTTCTTGTTCTAGGCGACATGAAAGAGTTGGGTGAAAAAGCGCGTTTTTACCACGAGCAGGTGGGGGAATACGCTAAACAAAAAGGAATTAATTACCTGTATACCATGGGTGTTTTGAGTCAATCAGCCAGTGCTGTGTTTAATGAAAATGGTGGCCATTTCAGCGATGTTGAAAGTTTGTTGGCCGCAATGGAGAGTGATTTGTTAGTGCAGCAGCGCGATATTTCAATTTTAGTTAAAGGTTCACGCAGTTCCAGAATGGAACGTGTGGTAGAGGCGGTAGAGGCCTCTGCGCTGGGAAA
- a CDS encoding UDP-N-acetylmuramoyl-L-alanyl-D-glutamate--2,6-diaminopimelate ligase — MVVSAFIQSIKALLAKFGVDAPDIRIEGLTLDSREVNTRLAFLAIKGHERDGRDFIPQAISLGARVILAQTEDSSAHGQMEMRDHSVIISLYELPQMLSALAAAFYDYPAQKMTTVAVTGTNGKTSTVQLLTQLKDALGTRSASIGTLGSSVFEGDETQWSNTPAANTTPDAIRMQYLLADFVQSEVRHTAFEASSHALVQGRLGTVKTDIAVFTNLTRDHLDYHGTMEEYGKAKRLLLQQPGLKAVVLNVNDDESKKWDGAADKSITRIWTGIDESGLDGSGESECLREHNNPQSRHCFATNASYHAGGCSFELVSSWGSAAISLPLFGKFNISNVLSAIGTLLAEGERFDDVVNAVNAITPVPGRMEVFPVTGAANLVVDYAHTPDALEKVLLSAKFHTTGKVWCVFGCGGDRDKGKRPLMGQAAEVGADAIVITTDNSRSESPESIAEDIIAGLKNRELAVSIPDREQAIRHCLEHAHESDIIIVAGKGHEDYQIIGDKKTNYNERAVVARLQQEYSK; from the coding sequence GTGGTAGTTAGTGCCTTTATTCAAAGTATAAAAGCTTTATTGGCGAAATTTGGTGTAGACGCCCCAGATATCCGCATTGAAGGTTTAACGCTAGACAGCCGAGAAGTGAATACACGCTTAGCGTTCTTGGCAATTAAGGGCCACGAACGCGATGGTCGAGATTTTATACCCCAGGCAATAAGTTTAGGGGCCCGTGTAATTCTGGCGCAAACTGAAGACAGTAGTGCCCATGGTCAGATGGAAATGCGTGACCACAGCGTCATTATCTCGCTGTATGAATTACCACAAATGCTCTCTGCATTAGCTGCTGCATTTTACGACTACCCTGCTCAGAAAATGACGACGGTAGCAGTGACAGGGACAAACGGAAAAACCTCTACAGTTCAATTGCTTACCCAGCTTAAGGATGCGTTAGGTACACGTAGTGCAAGCATCGGAACTCTAGGGAGCAGTGTGTTTGAAGGCGATGAAACCCAGTGGTCGAACACGCCGGCAGCAAACACTACGCCCGATGCCATACGTATGCAGTATTTGTTGGCAGACTTTGTGCAAAGTGAAGTGCGCCATACGGCCTTCGAAGCAAGTTCTCACGCATTGGTTCAAGGGCGGCTTGGTACAGTAAAAACCGATATCGCTGTTTTCACCAACCTTACTCGAGATCATCTCGATTACCACGGCACCATGGAAGAGTACGGCAAAGCCAAGCGCTTGCTGCTTCAGCAGCCAGGTTTAAAGGCTGTTGTATTAAACGTTAATGATGATGAAAGTAAGAAGTGGGATGGTGCAGCAGATAAGTCGATTACACGCATCTGGACAGGTATAGACGAAAGTGGTCTGGATGGAAGCGGTGAAAGTGAGTGCTTGCGAGAGCATAACAATCCTCAAAGTCGCCATTGTTTCGCCACAAATGCTTCTTATCATGCAGGTGGATGTAGCTTTGAACTGGTGAGTTCGTGGGGAAGCGCTGCTATTTCGCTGCCACTATTCGGAAAGTTCAATATCAGTAATGTATTGAGTGCTATAGGTACGTTACTCGCTGAAGGTGAGCGTTTTGATGACGTGGTTAACGCGGTAAATGCGATCACGCCTGTACCCGGGCGAATGGAAGTTTTCCCTGTAACGGGTGCGGCTAACTTGGTGGTGGACTACGCGCATACACCAGACGCTCTGGAGAAAGTGCTGTTAAGCGCCAAATTCCATACAACGGGCAAAGTGTGGTGTGTGTTTGGCTGTGGCGGGGACAGAGACAAAGGCAAGCGACCGTTAATGGGGCAGGCTGCCGAGGTTGGTGCTGACGCTATTGTGATCACCACAGATAACAGTCGCAGTGAAAGCCCTGAATCTATCGCCGAGGATATCATTGCGGGTTTGAAAAACCGTGAGCTGGCAGTGTCTATTCCCGATCGCGAGCAAGCTATTCGTCATTGCCTTGAGCATGCGCATGAAAGCGACATCATCATCGTGGCCGGAAAAGGCCATGAAGATTACCAAATTATCGGTGACAAAAAGACTAACTATAACGAACGTGCAGTTGTGGCGCGACTGCAACAGGAGTACAGCAAATGA
- a CDS encoding peptidoglycan glycosyltransferase FtsI, with protein MSTTALSRQRKKTGAKQNVTPSLVHWRFVVVLVVIMLVFSVLAARAAYIQVIEPDELIQQGDNRTLRTRDMPTYRGLITDRNGVELAVSVPVRAIYADPKVIHENNGFEEERRWEALADVLRQDVNELKEKVANPKRRFVYLQRQVSPAMAEYVDKLDIPGIYLRRESRRYYPTGEVSAQLIGVTDVDDMGVEGLERMYNEWLTGTPGSRKIRRDAKGRQVEILETKSGEKAGDLQLTIDQRIQALAYKEIKEAMIYYQSSSASAIVIDVKSGDVLAMVNAPSFNPNDRSDISAHRMRNRVITDAFEPGSALKPLAVLTALEFGEVEPEDSVNTHPGWMRLGGSLVKDSRNYGELTLEEIIQHSSNMGTSKLALSVPKQFLLDTYYNMGLMSDTGLNMAGESSGIFHERSRWSEFELATLSFGYGISVTTAQLGRLYATLANGGIKTPLNVIKSPEQPSWQAQSERVISEENANAIVQMMESVTQRGGTATKASVPGYRVAGKTGTSRKAVAGGYGEEYVNIFAGIAPVSDPRLVTIVLINEPGGDLYHAGDTAAPVFSSIMGGALHMLNVTPDDKQVTSSRLLKGGQSGS; from the coding sequence ATGAGTACAACAGCACTTTCTCGCCAACGTAAAAAAACCGGTGCAAAACAAAATGTCACGCCAAGCTTAGTGCACTGGCGCTTTGTCGTTGTGCTTGTTGTTATTATGCTAGTTTTCAGCGTGCTCGCCGCCCGTGCAGCCTATATTCAAGTTATTGAGCCAGACGAGCTAATTCAACAGGGCGACAACCGCACACTAAGAACCCGTGATATGCCAACCTATCGCGGGCTCATTACCGATAGAAATGGTGTTGAGCTGGCGGTGAGTGTGCCTGTTCGGGCCATCTACGCAGACCCTAAGGTTATCCATGAAAACAACGGCTTCGAGGAAGAGCGCCGTTGGGAAGCGCTGGCAGATGTACTGCGCCAAGACGTGAATGAACTCAAAGAAAAAGTGGCAAACCCCAAACGCCGCTTTGTTTACTTGCAGCGTCAGGTGTCGCCTGCCATGGCAGAGTACGTTGATAAACTGGACATTCCAGGCATTTATCTTCGCCGTGAAAGCCGCCGCTACTATCCTACAGGTGAAGTTTCAGCGCAGTTGATCGGCGTAACCGATGTTGACGACATGGGCGTTGAAGGCTTGGAGCGCATGTATAACGAGTGGCTAACGGGCACGCCGGGTTCTCGTAAAATTCGCCGCGATGCGAAAGGCCGTCAGGTAGAGATCTTGGAAACAAAGTCTGGTGAAAAAGCCGGTGACCTGCAGCTGACCATCGATCAGCGTATTCAAGCACTTGCTTACAAAGAAATTAAAGAAGCCATGATTTACTACCAATCAAGTTCGGCTTCCGCCATTGTCATCGATGTAAAAAGCGGTGATGTATTAGCCATGGTGAATGCACCGTCGTTCAACCCTAACGATAGAAGCGATATTTCTGCGCACAGAATGCGTAACAGGGTTATTACCGATGCGTTCGAACCAGGCTCGGCGCTAAAACCGCTGGCCGTCCTTACTGCATTAGAGTTTGGTGAAGTGGAGCCTGAAGACTCAGTAAACACTCATCCAGGATGGATGCGATTAGGCGGCAGCCTAGTAAAAGATTCGCGCAATTACGGCGAACTAACGCTAGAAGAAATTATTCAGCATTCCTCAAATATGGGGACGTCGAAGCTGGCGCTTTCTGTGCCTAAACAGTTCCTGCTGGATACCTATTACAATATGGGCTTAATGAGCGATACCGGGCTTAATATGGCGGGTGAGAGTAGCGGTATCTTTCATGAGCGCAGCCGCTGGTCTGAATTTGAGCTAGCCACGCTGTCATTTGGATACGGCATTTCTGTGACAACTGCACAGTTGGGGCGTCTTTACGCAACGTTGGCGAACGGCGGTATTAAAACACCGCTTAACGTCATCAAGTCGCCAGAGCAACCTTCATGGCAGGCTCAATCTGAGCGGGTGATCAGCGAAGAAAACGCTAACGCTATTGTTCAAATGATGGAAAGCGTAACCCAGCGTGGCGGCACAGCAACAAAAGCGTCGGTACCAGGTTATCGCGTTGCTGGGAAAACAGGAACAAGCCGAAAAGCGGTGGCCGGCGGGTACGGCGAAGAGTACGTCAACATTTTCGCCGGTATCGCACCTGTGTCTGACCCCAGGCTAGTAACTATTGTATTGATCAACGAACCTGGCGGTGATTTGTATCACGCGGGGGATACCGCTGCACCTGTCTTTTCATCAATTATGGGTGGCGCACTGCACATGTTAAACGTTACGCCCGATGACAAGCAGGTTACATCTAGCCGCTTATTGAAAGGAGGTCAAAGTGGTAGTTAG
- the ftsL gene encoding cell division protein FtsL, translated as MTKAAPDKASTNFKLLLIIVSDLTRNKLRVLLYLMVITSAMAVTLSSHHNRQQVIALEDLMQEKDELDVEWRNLVLEQRALTEHNRIENLVEKQLEMYRPTADDEVVVKLK; from the coding sequence ATGACCAAAGCCGCGCCAGACAAGGCCAGCACTAATTTTAAATTACTGCTAATAATTGTTTCAGATTTGACCCGCAACAAGTTGCGGGTTTTGTTGTATTTAATGGTTATCACAAGTGCCATGGCAGTGACACTAAGCAGTCATCACAACAGACAGCAGGTCATTGCCCTTGAAGACCTTATGCAAGAGAAAGATGAGCTTGATGTCGAGTGGCGTAACCTAGTGCTTGAGCAACGCGCGTTGACCGAGCATAACCGCATAGAAAACCTGGTTGAAAAACAGTTAGAAATGTACCGTCCAACCGCAGACGATGAAGTAGTGGTGAAGTTAAAATGA
- the rsmH gene encoding 16S rRNA (cytosine(1402)-N(4))-methyltransferase RsmH, with the protein MTQPSEFKHISVLLDECIEALAIKPNGIYIDATFGRGGHSAHILDALGEHGRLIAFDRDPQAIKAAERFADDKRFSIIHSPFGDMAEEIEALGLTGKIDGVLMDLGVSSPQLDDAERGFSFLRDGPLDMRMDTSRGQSAADWLANAEEQDITQVIKEFGEEKFGKRIAHAIVNTRKETPITRTAQLAKIIDEAVPVKDKFKHPATRAFQGIRIYINAELEQLRVGLKAATQVLAKEGRLAVISFHSLEDRLVKRFIKDQSKGKSVPHNLPITQAEIDADKVLKALGKAIKPSEQEIANNVRSRSSVLRVAEKL; encoded by the coding sequence ATGACGCAGCCTAGCGAATTTAAACATATTTCAGTATTGCTTGATGAATGCATTGAAGCCCTAGCGATTAAACCGAACGGTATCTACATTGACGCCACTTTCGGCCGTGGGGGGCACTCAGCACATATTTTGGATGCATTGGGTGAACACGGGCGTCTCATCGCCTTTGACCGCGACCCGCAAGCAATCAAAGCGGCAGAACGTTTCGCCGATGATAAGCGTTTTAGCATTATCCACTCACCATTTGGTGATATGGCAGAAGAAATCGAAGCGCTGGGACTAACCGGTAAGATTGACGGTGTGCTTATGGATTTAGGGGTGTCTTCACCTCAGCTAGATGATGCCGAGCGTGGTTTTAGCTTCCTTCGTGACGGCCCGCTGGATATGCGTATGGACACCTCACGTGGACAAAGTGCTGCAGACTGGTTGGCTAACGCCGAAGAACAAGACATTACGCAGGTTATTAAAGAGTTTGGCGAAGAGAAGTTCGGCAAACGCATAGCCCATGCCATTGTAAACACGCGAAAAGAAACACCCATTACGCGCACAGCTCAGCTAGCCAAAATTATCGACGAAGCGGTTCCTGTAAAGGATAAGTTTAAACATCCGGCAACCCGTGCATTCCAAGGTATTCGCATTTATATCAATGCGGAACTTGAGCAACTTCGTGTTGGCCTTAAAGCCGCGACACAGGTGTTGGCGAAAGAAGGACGTCTTGCCGTTATTTCGTTTCACTCTCTTGAAGACCGTTTAGTAAAACGCTTCATTAAGGATCAAAGTAAAGGGAAATCAGTACCGCACAACTTACCGATTACTCAGGCTGAAATAGATGCAGATAAAGTGTTAAAAGCCTTGGGCAAAGCGATAAAACCTTCAGAACAGGAGATTGCGAACAACGTTCGCTCTCGCAGTTCGGTATTACGTGTGGCAGAAAAGTTATGA
- the mraZ gene encoding division/cell wall cluster transcriptional repressor MraZ yields the protein MFRGANAINLDTKGRLAIPTKYRQSLLDDCQGQLVCTVDTQQSCLLLYPLPEWEEIELKLSKLSSMIPAERRLQRLLLGYASEGEMDKSGRILVPTPLRSFAKLSKEVMLVGQLNKFEIWDADIWAQQVEADIDTERKGEFELTERLQDFSL from the coding sequence ATGTTCCGCGGCGCTAACGCAATCAATCTGGATACAAAAGGCAGACTGGCTATACCGACGAAGTATCGTCAGTCGCTGCTGGATGATTGTCAGGGACAACTGGTCTGTACAGTCGATACACAACAAAGTTGTTTGCTACTTTACCCACTTCCCGAATGGGAAGAGATTGAGCTTAAACTCTCTAAACTTTCAAGCATGATCCCAGCCGAGCGTCGCTTGCAGCGATTGCTACTAGGTTATGCTTCTGAAGGTGAGATGGATAAAAGCGGGCGCATTCTTGTTCCTACTCCACTGCGAAGTTTCGCAAAACTCTCAAAAGAAGTCATGTTAGTTGGTCAGTTAAACAAATTCGAAATTTGGGATGCCGATATTTGGGCACAACAAGTTGAAGCTGATATAGACACCGAACGCAAAGGCGAATTTGAACTTACCGAACGATTACAGGACTTTTCTCTATGA
- a CDS encoding putative porin, whose translation MNTNTNKLKTTLTALSLITASVFTVSAAHAATQNEVQVTAVDFEGVDDNLYGARYVRYLEEVSGNSGAYLINPYLQRVSSLSGGYANLDGIDVFNLGSTFYLDDTWMLAIEGAHSKFDDEFSEEDYTNIDLKVGFNLSRQWQIGAGVIYQRATYDINTGTDNYSESENETSPLVFTRYTTVGNAGTGWDFTAQYVADDIDVLSGSARYFFTPGLSVQGSYSYTNAPDGFDNVKTAGVALDYWVNEQFSVSASYETDIDSDVDSDVASLTASYRF comes from the coding sequence ATGAACACTAACACTAATAAGCTAAAAACTACGCTAACTGCACTATCACTTATCACGGCTTCAGTATTTACAGTCTCAGCAGCACATGCAGCTACACAAAACGAAGTACAGGTAACTGCTGTCGATTTTGAAGGGGTAGATGACAACCTCTACGGTGCAAGATATGTGCGCTACCTGGAAGAAGTTAGCGGAAACAGCGGCGCTTACCTTATCAACCCTTATCTTCAGCGTGTATCGAGTTTATCTGGTGGTTACGCCAATTTAGATGGTATTGACGTATTTAATTTAGGCAGCACTTTTTACCTAGACGATACGTGGATGCTTGCCATAGAAGGCGCTCACAGTAAATTTGACGACGAATTCAGTGAAGAGGATTACACAAATATTGATTTAAAAGTCGGATTTAACTTATCCCGTCAATGGCAAATTGGTGCAGGTGTCATCTATCAGCGTGCCACTTACGACATTAATACTGGTACAGATAATTACAGCGAAAGTGAGAATGAGACTTCACCACTTGTATTTACACGTTATACCACGGTAGGGAATGCGGGAACAGGCTGGGACTTTACCGCTCAGTACGTAGCAGACGATATTGACGTTCTATCAGGCAGCGCCAGATATTTCTTCACTCCAGGTTTGAGCGTTCAGGGAAGCTACAGCTATACCAACGCACCTGATGGGTTCGATAATGTAAAAACCGCAGGTGTTGCGCTTGATTACTGGGTAAATGAGCAGTTTTCAGTGTCTGCTAGCTATGAAACAGATATAGATAGTGACGTTGACAGTGACGTGGCCTCGCTAACCGCATCCTATCGTTTCTAA
- a CDS encoding SapC family protein, which translates to MAINFVPLDKEKHKDLKVAVNTSFSFAKNTHLAAATIREFAQLAATMPLVFIEDTTSKRHHVVTMLGMEQGQNLFLTGDSWKGPHVPMNILRYPFDVRPDGDKLGVYIDENSDLISDEGQALFTEAGEASEFLDNRQKFLADLANSEMLTQRFVAKVVELDLLDPIQIRLTYQDGKQRNVTGMMSINEKKLLELPEEQVLELHKQGFLGAIYAVMMSVGQLNRLVELSNDTENPIRSMQLSAVKAEEAAPEAAPNA; encoded by the coding sequence ATGGCTATTAATTTTGTACCGCTAGATAAAGAAAAGCATAAAGACCTAAAGGTTGCGGTAAATACATCTTTCAGCTTTGCGAAAAATACACACCTTGCAGCAGCAACGATCCGTGAATTTGCACAACTAGCTGCGACAATGCCGCTAGTGTTCATTGAAGACACTACATCAAAGCGTCACCACGTTGTGACTATGCTTGGTATGGAACAAGGTCAAAACCTTTTTCTAACTGGCGACAGCTGGAAAGGCCCTCACGTTCCAATGAACATCCTTCGCTATCCATTTGACGTGCGTCCAGACGGCGACAAGCTTGGCGTTTACATTGATGAAAACTCTGACCTTATTTCTGACGAAGGCCAAGCGCTATTCACTGAAGCTGGTGAAGCAAGCGAGTTCCTAGATAACCGTCAGAAATTCCTAGCAGACCTTGCGAATAGCGAAATGCTAACTCAGCGTTTTGTTGCGAAAGTCGTTGAACTGGACCTTCTTGATCCAATTCAAATTCGCCTTACTTACCAAGATGGTAAACAGCGCAATGTTACCGGCATGATGAGCATCAATGAGAAGAAGCTTCTTGAGCTGCCAGAAGAGCAGGTGCTTGAGCTACACAAGCAAGGCTTCCTAGGTGCTATCTACGCAGTAATGATGTCTGTTGGTCAGCTAAACCGCCTTGTTGAGCTTTCTAATGACACAGAAAACCCAATTCGCAGCATGCAGCTTTCTGCGGTTAAAGCAGAAGAAGCAGCACCTGAAGCGGCGCCAAACGCGTAA
- a CDS encoding dipeptidase, translated as MKGRFPLSSCALLISALFASHSVLAETSTYSASEKAIKIAQETIIVDGHIDVPYRVKEKWVDVTKATQDGDFDYPRAVSGGLNAPFMSIYVPASLDNSPESTQLAHELIDSVEAIVARAPDKFAIAKSPSDVKAQFEKGLISLPMGMENGSPIQGDLANLTAFYERGIRYITLAHSQANHISDSSYDLRRKWKGLSPFGKTLVGEMNNIGIMLDISHVSDDAFYQVIELTKVPVIASHSSLRRFTPGFERNMDDEMIKKLGENGGVIMINFGSSFVSKEAGKWRSGLTAARKALVEKEGEDSPKLENFEENYRKEVPYPYSTLDEVLDHIDHVVKLIGVDHVGIGSDYDGVGDSLPIGLKDVASFPNLVQGLLDRGYSRTDIEKILSGNLLRVWQQVEDYAKAH; from the coding sequence ATGAAGGGGCGCTTCCCACTCTCATCTTGCGCATTACTTATCTCTGCGCTTTTTGCTTCACACTCTGTACTTGCTGAGACCTCTACTTATTCAGCATCTGAAAAAGCTATCAAGATCGCACAAGAAACTATTATTGTTGATGGACACATTGATGTTCCTTATCGCGTAAAGGAAAAGTGGGTTGATGTCACTAAAGCCACGCAGGACGGCGACTTCGACTACCCTCGTGCAGTATCTGGTGGTTTGAACGCCCCTTTTATGAGTATTTACGTGCCTGCTAGTTTAGACAACTCTCCAGAATCTACGCAGCTTGCCCATGAGCTCATCGATTCAGTAGAAGCCATTGTTGCCCGTGCACCTGATAAATTTGCCATTGCTAAAAGCCCTTCTGACGTAAAAGCCCAATTTGAAAAAGGGTTAATTTCACTGCCAATGGGCATGGAAAATGGTTCTCCTATTCAAGGTGACTTGGCGAATCTAACGGCTTTTTACGAGCGCGGGATTCGCTACATCACCCTTGCTCATAGTCAAGCTAACCACATTTCTGACTCTTCGTATGACCTGCGCAGAAAATGGAAAGGCCTTAGCCCGTTTGGCAAAACCTTAGTGGGCGAAATGAACAACATTGGTATTATGCTGGATATTTCCCATGTGTCTGACGACGCCTTTTACCAAGTTATTGAGTTAACAAAGGTGCCAGTTATAGCGTCACATTCTTCACTGCGCCGCTTTACCCCCGGTTTTGAGCGCAACATGGACGACGAGATGATCAAAAAACTCGGCGAAAATGGCGGTGTTATTATGATTAACTTTGGTTCTAGTTTTGTATCTAAAGAAGCTGGAAAGTGGCGTAGTGGCCTTACTGCAGCGCGCAAAGCCTTGGTTGAAAAAGAAGGCGAAGACAGCCCTAAGCTAGAGAACTTTGAAGAGAATTATCGCAAAGAAGTGCCATACCCTTATTCAACCCTTGATGAAGTGCTTGACCATATCGATCACGTGGTAAAACTGATTGGTGTTGATCACGTGGGTATTGGTTCAGACTATGACGGTGTAGGTGACTCACTCCCCATTGGGCTTAAAGACGTGGCGAGTTTTCCAAACCTAGTACAAGGATTGCTGGATAGAGGTTATAGCCGTACCGACATTGAAAAGATATTGAGCGGAAACCTTTTGCGCGTTTGGCAACAAGTGGAAGACTATGCGAAAGCGCACTAG